DNA from Terriglobus tenax:
AAGGCAACGAAGTGGATGGGCGGAGCGGCCATGGCGGCCGTGATGTTCTTCGGTCTCTCGCACAAGGCTGAGGCGCAGCATGTCTCGTTTGGCGTGCAGATCGGCGGCCCGGTGGTGGTTGCCCAGCCTGCGTATCCGTATGCCTATGGCTACAGCAATGGTGGCTATTACACCAATGGCTATTACGGCACCAGCTACTATGGCCGCGATGACTGGCGCCGCCGCGAGTATTACGAGCATGAGCGCTGGGAACGCGATCACCGTTACGACTGTGACCACGACCGTGGCTATGGCCGCGACCATGGACGCAACTTCTACAACAACGGTCGCGACTTCGACCACGGACGCCGCTAAACGCTAACCCACAGACCGGGGGCGGACAGTATTCTTCCGCCCCCGGTTTTCCCTCTGAAGTATTTGCTCCAGCAGAACCTAGCGCGGCGACCCGGAACAGGAAAAAAGGTTGCGCGCAACAACAACCGGAAATAACCGTTCAACCAGACGTACGCAGGAGGTGACGCGATGAAAGCTCTCAAGACGATTTCGAAGTGGATGGCAGGTGCGGCGCTGGCCGGCGCTCTGTTGGTGGCGGCCCCGCAGAAAAGTGAAGCCCAGGTAGCGATTGGTGTGCATGTTGGCGGACCCGTTTATGGTGGTCCCGTTTATGCCCGCCCGGTTCCCCGCCCCTATTACCGTCCATACTACCCGGCCTACTACCGTCCGTATGGATATGGCTACTACGGACCTCGTCCGATCTACGTAGCTCCGCGCCCGGTGTATGTGCGCCCGGTACCGCCGCCGTATTACTACCGTCCCGGCGTCAGCTTCGGCGTTCGCATCCGGTAACATTCGGTCTTCATAAAAAATCCCCGCCATGTGGCGGGGATTTTTATTTGCTCCAAACCATCCAGTTATCCAACAAACTGCGCGTCCAGCGTGATCTCGGCGGCGGCCAGAAGGCGGCTGATGGGGCAGTTCTTCTTCGCGCCCTCGGCAAACTCCTGGAACTTGGCGGCGTCGATGCCCGGAACGCTGCCCTTCACCGTCAGCAGGATCTTGTTGACCGTCGGTGCACCATTGACCATGTCCAGCGTGACCTTGGCGGTGGTATCAATGGAGGCAGGCGGATGTCCGGCCTTGTCCAGTTCGGCCGACAGGGCCATGGAATAGCAGCCGGCATGCGCGGCGGCGATCAGCTCTTCCGGGTTGGTGCCAACCTTATTCTCAAAGCGGGTCACGAACGAATACTCCTGCTCCTTCAGCACGCCGCTCTGCGTCGTAATGACGCCGCCACCGGACTTCAGTCCGCCCTTCCATACCGCGGTTGCTGTGCGATCTGCGATTGCCATTGCGTTCTTTCTCCTTGTACCGGGTTAGATGCTGCGATTTCGACTGCGTTGCGTGTATGCTGCTTGCCATGCAGATGCCAGCGGAGCTGCCCCTGGAACCAGACACCCCGGTCACGGAAGACGCAGCCCCGACGGGTGAGCACCACCAAGTGTACTGCCCCACCTGCAGCTCCCGCCTGGAGAGCCGCCGGTGCAAACTGATCTGCCACCAGTGCGGTTATTACATGTCCTGCGCCGATTATTACTGAGGCGAAGGCAGGAGTGTCGCTTCCATTGTCTTCATTTCGATAGACTAGACAGGTCAATTCGCAATGAAGATTCTTACTCACTGGCTCCGTTCGTACCTCCCTGCGATCTCTGTCTCCGACCGTCAACTGGCCGATGACCTGACCCTGCGCGGCATTGCCGTCGAGGGCGTCTTCGACCTGCCCGATGGCAATGGCTCTCTGTTTGAGATGGACATCACCACCAATCGCGTGGATGCGATGAACCACTACGGCGTCGCCCGCGAGGCTGCAGCCATCTACGACGTGCCGCTGCCGACGCTGGACCTGACGCTGCCCACGCCTGCCGCTGGGGATGCCTACCCGGTACGCATTGAAGCTCCTGAGCTGTGCGGACGCTTCACCGCCCGCGTGATTCGTGGCGTAACCATCCAGCCTTCGCAGGGCGAGATTCTTTCGCGCTTTGCCGCTCTGGGGCAGAAGCCGATCTCGAACGCGGTCGACATTACCAACTACACATGGCTGGCGATGGGACATCCCACGCACGTCTTCGATCTGGACAAGATCGAGGGCGCGATCGTTGTCCGCACCGCGCACAAGGGCGAGACGATCAAGCTGCTGGACGGAACGGAAAAGACCATGCTGGGCGACGAGCTGGTGGTCGCCGACGAGAAGAAAGCCCTTGGTCTGGCCGGCGTGATGGGTGGCTGGGACTCGCGCGTCACCGAGGAGACGAAAAACATCCTGGTGGAGGCCGCGTGGTTTGACCCGGCCAGCATCCGTAAGAGCTCGCGCCGCCACGGCCTGCATACCGATGCCTCGCACCGTTTTGAACGCGGTGCCGACCTGGCCGCCGCTGCCGCAGCCAACGCACTGGTCAGCAAACTGATTCTGGAAGTGTGTGGCGGAACATTGCACGGCGAACTGACCGACGTCGTCGTCCCCGCGCAGGAAGCGAAAACCGCGAAGCGCGCTCCGATTGCGCTGGCCGTCAGCGAAGTACAGCGCCTGCTGGGCACCACGACCGACGGCAAGGGCGTTACCGCCGCCGTTGTGGAGCAATACCTGACCGCCCTGGGCTGCGTGCTCGCTCCTACGGGCGAAGGCGCATACGACGTCACGCTGCCCTCATGGCGCCTGGATATCGAGCGCGAGATCGACCTGCTTGAAGAGGTCGCCCGCGTCTACGGCTACAACCGTTTCGCCAATACCCTGCCATCCTTCGCGGGCGGCGTGGTGGAGTTGCCCTACGAAGCCCCCGAGCGCGCCGTGCGGTCCACCCTG
Protein-coding regions in this window:
- a CDS encoding OsmC family protein translates to MAIADRTATAVWKGGLKSGGGVITTQSGVLKEQEYSFVTRFENKVGTNPEELIAAAHAGCYSMALSAELDKAGHPPASIDTTAKVTLDMVNGAPTVNKILLTVKGSVPGIDAAKFQEFAEGAKKNCPISRLLAAAEITLDAQFVG
- the pheT gene encoding phenylalanine--tRNA ligase subunit beta, encoding MKILTHWLRSYLPAISVSDRQLADDLTLRGIAVEGVFDLPDGNGSLFEMDITTNRVDAMNHYGVAREAAAIYDVPLPTLDLTLPTPAAGDAYPVRIEAPELCGRFTARVIRGVTIQPSQGEILSRFAALGQKPISNAVDITNYTWLAMGHPTHVFDLDKIEGAIVVRTAHKGETIKLLDGTEKTMLGDELVVADEKKALGLAGVMGGWDSRVTEETKNILVEAAWFDPASIRKSSRRHGLHTDASHRFERGADLAAAAAANALVSKLILEVCGGTLHGELTDVVVPAQEAKTAKRAPIALAVSEVQRLLGTTTDGKGVTAAVVEQYLTALGCVLAPTGEGAYDVTLPSWRLDIEREIDLLEEVARVYGYNRFANTLPSFAGGVVELPYEAPERAVRSTLLAAGFTETISSTFASEADSVTFAGGGVPMGNPLSEEAGNLRPSLLPGMATMLATNLNRDVSDVRLYEMGTRFTGSTVTIVEEPSLSLGATGGARATALVSEADALFYELKGALEKLFARFRVSAPVYAAANLPTWVEAGRGATVFLNGQVVAVIGELSQAEAQKRKLKQAVWLAEVNLARLFAFPLRTPLAHEISRYQAVERDFSFVFPDTVEWSAVEAAIHGLGIAELLRITPVEIFRDPKGKAVAAGHYSLLTRVLFQSQECTLREEELSAWSASIMQTLETLGGKLRT